The Delphinus delphis chromosome 10, mDelDel1.2, whole genome shotgun sequence genome includes a region encoding these proteins:
- the ALAS1 gene encoding LOW QUALITY PROTEIN: 5-aminolevulinate synthase, non-specific, mitochondrial (The sequence of the model RefSeq protein was modified relative to this genomic sequence to represent the inferred CDS: inserted 1 base in 1 codon; deleted 1 base in 1 codon) has protein sequence METVVRRCPFLSRVPQAFLQKAGKSLLFYAQNCPKMMEVGAKPAPRALSASAVLCQQVKETPPANEKDKTAKAKVQQALMDPSRLQMARSFRLDTPXLAASQGSASKCPFLAAQMSQGGSSVFCKASLELQEDVQEMHAVREEVAQTSVNPSVISVKTDGGELSGLLKNFQDIMRKQRPEGVSHLLQDNLPKSVSTFQYDHFFEKKIDEKKNDHTYRVFKTVNRRAQLFPMADDYSDSLVTKKQVSVWCSNDYLGMSCHPRVCGAVMDTLKQHGTGAGGTRNISGTSKFHVDLEQELADLHGKDAALLFSSCFVANDSTLFTLAKMMPGCEIYSDSGNHASMIQGIWNSRVPKYIYRHNDVNHLRELLQRSDPAVPKIVAFETVHSMDGAVCPLEELCDVAHEFGAITFVDEVHAVGLYGAQGGGIGDRDGVMPKMDIISGTLGKAFGCVGGYIASTSSLIDTIRSYAAGFIFTTSLPPMLLAGALESVRILKSTEGRVLRRQHQRNVKLMRQMLMDASLPVVHCPSHIIPVRVADAAKNTEVCNELMSRHNIYVQAINYPTVRRGEELLRIAPTPHHTPQMMNYFVENLLATWKRVGLELKPHSSAECNFCRRPLHFEVMSEREKSYFFGMSKLVSAQA, from the exons ATGGAGACTGTTGTTCGCCGCTGCCCATTCTTATCCCGAGTGCCTCAGGCCTTTCTGCAGAAGGCAGGCAAATCTCTATTGTTCTATGCCCAAAACTGCCCTAAGATGATGGAAGTTGGGGCCAAGCCAGCCCCTCGGGCCCTGTCCGCTTCAGCAGTACTCTGCCAGCAGGTCAAAGAAACCCCTCCGGCCAACGAGA AGGACAAAACTGCCAAAGCCAAGGTGCAGCAGGCT CTGATGGATCCCAGCAGACTCCAGATGGCACGCAGCTTCCGTCTGGACACGC CCCTTGCCGCGAGCCAGGGCAGTGCGAGCAAATGCCCTTTCCTGGCAGCCCAGATGAGCCAGGGCGGCAGCAGCGTCTTCTGCAAAGCCAGCCTAGAGCTTCAGGAGGATGTGCAGGAAATGCATGCCGTGAGGGAAG AGGTTGCCCAAACCTCAGTGAATCCCAGTGTGATTAGTGTGAAGACCGATGGAGGGGAGCTGAGTGGTTTGCTGAAGAACTTTCAGGACATCATGCGAAAGCAACGACCAGAAGGAGTGTCCCACCTTCTTCAAGATAACTTGCCAAAAT CTGTTTCCACTTTTCAATATGATcatttctttgagaagaaaattgacgagaaaaaaaatgaccataCCTATCGAGTTTTCAAAACTGTGAACCGGAGGGCGCAGCTCTTCCCCATGGCAGATGACTACTCAGACTCTCTCGTCACCAAAAAGCAGGTGTCCGTCTGGTGTAGCAATGACTACCTAGGAATGAGTTGCCACCCACGGGTGTGTGGAGCCGTCAT ggacactttgaaacagcatggtactggagCAGGGGGTACTAGAAATATTTCTGGAACTAGTAAATTCCACGTGGACCTGGAGCAGGAGCTGGCTGACCTCCACGGGAAAGATGCAGCACTCCTGTTTTCCTCGTGCTTTGTGGCCAACGACTCGACCCTCTTCACTCTGGCTAAGATGATGCCAG GCTGTGAGATTTACTCTGATTCTGGGAACCATGCCTCCATGATCCAAGGGATTTGGAACAGCCGAGTGCCAAAGTACATCTACCGCCACAATGATGTCAACCACCTCCGAGAACTGCTGCAGAGGTCTGACCCTGCCGTCCCCAAGATTGTCGCATTTGAAACTGTCCACTCAATGGACG GGGCAGTGTGCCCACTGGAAGAGCTGTGTGACGTGGCCCACGAGTTTGGAGCAATCACCTTTGTGGATGAGGTCCATGCGGTTGGGCTGTACGGGGCTCAAGGAGGAGGGATTGGCGATCGGGATGGAGTTATGCCAAAAATGGACATCATTTCTGGAACACTTG GCAAAGCCTTTGGCTGTGTTGGAGGGTACATCGCCAGTACGAGTTCCCTGATCGACACCATCCGGTCCTATGCGGCGGGCTTCATCTTCACCACCTCCCTGCCGCCCATGCTGCTGGCTGGAGCGCTGGAGTCTGTGCGGATCCTGAAGAGCACCGAGGGCCGGGTGCTTCGGCGCCAACACCAGCGCAACGTCAAGCTCATGAGGCAGATGCTGATGGACGCCAGCCTCCCAGTCGTCCACTGCCCCAGTCACATCATCCCCGTCCGG GTTGCAGATGCTGCTAAAAACACGGAGGTCTGTAATGAGCTAATGAGCAGACATAACATCTATGTCCAAGCGATCAATTACCCCACGGTGCGCCGGGGGGAGGAGCTGCTGCGCATCGCCCCCACGCCCCACCACACACCACAGATGATGAACTACTTCGTGG AGAATCTGCTGGCCACGTGGAAGCGAGTTGGGCTGGAGCTCAAGCCACATTCCTCAGCCGAGTGCAACTTCTGCAGGAGGCCGCTGCATTTCGAAGTGATGAGCGAAAGAGAGAAATCCTACTTCTTTGGTATGAGCAAGCTGGTGTCTGCTCAGGCCTGA
- the LOC132432354 gene encoding toll-like receptor 9 isoform X2, with the protein MRSILPCSCCLVCQPDPLEKPPFPVMGPCRARHPLSLLVQAVALAAALAQGTLPAFLPCELQPHGLVNCNWLFLKSVPHFSAAAPRANVTSLSLLSNRIHHLHDSDFAHLSSLRILNLKWNCPPTGLSPMHFPCHMTIEPNTFLAVPTLEELHLSYNGITTVPALPRSLVSLSLSHTNILVLDPTHFAGLHALRFLYMDGNCYYKNPCHRTLEVAPGALLGLGNLTHLSLKYNNLTEVPRLLPPSLETLLLSYNHIVTLAPEDLANLTALRVLDVGGNCRRCDHARNPCMECPKHFPKLHPDTFSHLSRLEGLVLKDSSLYRLDNRWFRGLGRLQVLDLSENFLYDCITKTTAFWGLARLRSLNLSFNYHKKVSFAHLHLAPSFRGLLSLKELDMHGIFFRSLSETTLQPLTHLPMLQILRLQMNFINQAQLSIFGAFPGLLYVDLSDNRISGAARPAATLGEADSGPKIWLPSRDLAPGPLDTLSLEDFTLSCKNSSFTLDLSRNNLVTIQPEMFARLSRLQCLRLSHNSISQAVNGSQFVPLTSLRVLDLSHNKLDLYHGSSFTELPRLEALDLSYNSQPFSMQGVGHNLSFVAQLRSLRYLSLAHNDIRSRVSQQLCSASLQALDFSGNALSQMWAEGDLYLRFFQGLRSLVLLDLSQNRLHTLLPCTLDNLPKSLKLLRLRDNNLGFFNWSSLALLPQLETLDLAGNQLKALSNGSLPSGTRIRKLDLSGNSIGFVTPGFFVLAKRLEELNLSANALKTVEPSWFGSVAGTLKILDVSTNPLHCACGAAFVDFLLEVQAAVPGLPSQVKCGSPRQLQGRSIFAQDLRLCLDEALSWDCFGLSLMVVALGLAVPMLHHLCGWDLWYCFHLCLAWLPRWGQRRGADALFYDAFVVFDKAQSAVADWVYNELRVQLEERRGRRALRLCLEERDWLPGKTLFENLWASVYSSRKTLFVLAHTDRVSSLLRASFLLAQQRLLEDRKDVVVLVILRPEAYRSRYVRLRQRLCRQSVLLWPHQPSGQGSFWAQLGTALTRDNRHFYNRNFCRGPTTAE; encoded by the exons ATGCGAAGCATCCTTCCCTGCAGCTGCTGCCTAGTCTGCCAGCCAGACCCTCTGGAGAAGCCCCCATTCCCTGTCATG GGCCCCTGCCGTGCCCGGCACCCCCTTTCTCTCCTGGTGCAGGCGGTGGCACTGGCTGCAGCCCTGGCCCAGGGCACCCTGCCTGCTTTCCTGCCCTGTGAACTCCAGCCCCACGGCCTGGTGAACTGCAACTGGTTGTTCCTGAAGTCTGTGCCACACTTCTCGGCCGCGGCGCCCCGGGCCAATGTCACCAGCCTCTCTTTGCTCTCCAACCGCATCCACCACCTGCATGACTCCGACTTCGCCCACCTGTCCAGCCTGCGGATCCTCAACCTCAAGTGGAACTGCCCGCCGACCGGCCTCAGCCCCATGCACTTCCCCTGCCACATGACCATCGAGCCCAACACCTTCCTGGCCGTGCCCACCCTCGAGGAGCTGCACCTGAGCTACAACGGCATCACGACCGTGCCCGCCTTGCCCAGGTCCCTCGTGTCCCTGTCGCTGAGCCACACTAACATCCTGGTGCTAGACCCCACCCACTTCGCCGGCCTACACGCCCTGCGCTTTCTGTACATGGACGGCAACTGCTACTACAAGAACCCCTGCCACCGGACACTGGAGGTGGCCCCGGGCGCCCTCCTTGGCCTGGGCAACCTCACGCACCTGTCGCTCAAGTACAACAACCTCACGGAGGTGCCCCGCCTCCTGCCCCCCAGCCTGGAGACCCTGCTGTTGTCCTATAACCACATTGTCACCCTGGCGCCCGAGGACCTGGCCAATCTGACCGCCCTGCGCGTGCTCGACGTGGGTGGGAACTGCCGCCGCTGTGACCATGCCCGCAACCCCTGCATGGAGTGTCCGAAGCACTTCCCCAAGCTGCACCCCGACACCTTCAGCCACCTGAGCCGCCTCGAAGGCCTGGTGTTGAAGGACAGTTCTCTCTACAGACTGGACAACAGATGGTTCCGTGGCCTGGGCAGGCTCCAAGTGCTAGACCTGAGTGAGAACTTCCTCTATGACTGCATCACCAAGACCACGGCCTTCTGGGGCCTGGCCCGGCTGCGCAGCCTCAACCTGTCCTTCAATTACCACAAGAAGGTGTCCTTCGCCCACCTGCACCTGGCGCCCTCCTTCAGGGGCCTGCTCTCCCTGAAGGAGCTAGACATGCACGGCATCTTCTTCCGCTCGCTCAGCGAGACCACGCTTCAGCCGCTGACACACCTGCCCATGCTACAGATTCTGCGTCTGCAGATGAACTTCATCAACCAGGCCCAGCTCAGCATCTTCGGGGCCTTCCCGGGCCTGCTCTACGTGGACCTGTCGGACAACCGCATCAGTGGAGCTGCAAGGCCGGCAGCTACCTTGGGGGAGGCGGACAGTGGGCCGAAGATCTGGCTGCCGTCCAGGGACCTCGCTCCAGGCCCACTGGACACCCTCAGCTTGGAGGACTTCACGCTAAGCTGCAAGAACTCCAGCTTCACCTTGGACCTGTCACGGAACAACCTGGTGACGATCCAGCCAGAGATGTTTGCCCGCCTCTCGCGCCTCCAGTGCCTGCGCCTGAGCCACAACAGCATCTCGCAGGCGGTCAATGGCTCCCAGTTCGTGCCGCTGACCAGCCTGCGGGTGCTGGACCTGTCCCACAACAAGCTGGACCTGTACCACGGGAGCTCGTTCACGGAGCTGCCACGACTGGAGGCACTGGACCTCAGCTACAACAGCCAGCCTTTCAGCATGCAGGGCGTGGGCCACAATCTCAGCTTCGTGGCCCAGCTGCGCTCCCTGCGCTACCTCAGCCTGGCGCACAACGACATCCGTAGCCGTGTGTCCCAGCAGCTCTGCAGCGCCTCGCTGCAGGCCCTGGATTTCAGTGGCAATGCCCTGAGCCAGATGTGGGCTGAGGGAGATCTCTATCTCCGCTTCTTCCAAGGCCTGAGAAGCCTGGTCCTGCTGGACCTGTCCCAGAACCGCCTGCATACCCTCCTGCCATGCACCCTGGACAACCTCCCCAAGAGCCTGAAGCTGCTGCGTCTCCGTGACAATAACCTGGGCTTCTTCAACTGGAGCAGCCtggccctcctgccccagctggAAACACTGGACCTGGCGGGAAACCAGCTGAAGGCCCTGAGCAATGGCAGCCTGCCGTCTGGTACCCGGATCCGGAAGTTGGACCTCAGCGGCAACAGCATCGGCTTCGTGACCCCCGGCTTCTTTGTGCTCGCCAAGCGGCTGGAAGAGCTCAACCTCAGTGCCAACGCCCTCAAGACGGTGGAGCCCTCCTGGTTTGGCTCCGTAGCGGGCACCCTGAAAATCCTAGACGTGAGCACCAACCCGTTGCACTGCGCCTGTGGGGCGGCCTTCGTGGACTTCCTGCTGGAGGTGCAGGCTGCCGTGCCCGGGCTGCCCAGCCAAGTCAAGTGTGGCAGTCCCCGCCAGCTCCAGGGCCGCAGCATCTTCGCACAGGACCTGCGCCTCTGCCTGGACGAGGCCCTCTCCTGggactgttttggcctctccctgATGGTGGTGGCCCTGGGCCTGGCTGTGCCCATGCTGCACCACCTCTGCGGCTGGGACCTCTGGTACTGCTTCCACCTGTGCCTGGCCTGGCTGCCCCGGTGGGGGCAGCGGCGGGGCGCAGACGCCCTGTTCTACGATGCCTTCGTGGTCTTCGACAAGGCACAGAGCGCAGTGGCCGACTGGGTGTACAACGAGCTGCGGGTACAGCTGGAGGAGCGCCGTGGGCGCCGGGCACTCCGCCTGTGCCTGGAGGAGCGTGACTGGCTACCCGGCAAGACGCTCTTTGAGAACCTGTGGGCCTCGGTCTACAGCAGCCGCAAGACCCTGTTTGTGCTGGCCCACACGGACCGGGTCAGCAGCCTCTTGCGTGCCAGCTTCCTGCTGGCCCAGCAGCGCCTGCTGGAGGACCGCAAGGACGTCGTGGTGCTGGTGATCCTGCGCCCCGAAGCCTACCGCTCCCGCTACGTGCGGCTGCGCCAGCGCCTGTGCCGCCAGAGCGTCCTCCTCTGGCCCCACCAGCCCAGTGGCCAGGGCAGCTTCTGGGCCCAGCTGGGCACAGCCCTGACCAGGGACAACCGCCATTTCTACAACCGGAACTTCTGCCGGGGCCCCACGACAGCCGAATAG
- the LOC132432354 gene encoding toll-like receptor 9 isoform X1: MAHQTGIHATEELKEFFAKARAGSVRLIKVVIEDEQLVLGASRELVGCWDQDYDGAVLPLLDAQQPCYLLYRLDTQNAQGFEWLFLAWSPDNSPVRLKMLYAATRATVKKEFGGGHIKDELFGTVKDDLSFAGYQKHLSSCAAPAPLTSAERELQQIRINEVKTEISVESKHQTLQGLAFPLQPQAQRALQQLRQKTVNYIQLKLDLERETIELVHTEPTDVAQLPSRVPRDAARYHFFLYKHTHEGDPLESVVFIYSMPGYKCSIKERMLYSSCKSRLLDSVEQDFQLEIAKKGPCRARHPLSLLVQAVALAAALAQGTLPAFLPCELQPHGLVNCNWLFLKSVPHFSAAAPRANVTSLSLLSNRIHHLHDSDFAHLSSLRILNLKWNCPPTGLSPMHFPCHMTIEPNTFLAVPTLEELHLSYNGITTVPALPRSLVSLSLSHTNILVLDPTHFAGLHALRFLYMDGNCYYKNPCHRTLEVAPGALLGLGNLTHLSLKYNNLTEVPRLLPPSLETLLLSYNHIVTLAPEDLANLTALRVLDVGGNCRRCDHARNPCMECPKHFPKLHPDTFSHLSRLEGLVLKDSSLYRLDNRWFRGLGRLQVLDLSENFLYDCITKTTAFWGLARLRSLNLSFNYHKKVSFAHLHLAPSFRGLLSLKELDMHGIFFRSLSETTLQPLTHLPMLQILRLQMNFINQAQLSIFGAFPGLLYVDLSDNRISGAARPAATLGEADSGPKIWLPSRDLAPGPLDTLSLEDFTLSCKNSSFTLDLSRNNLVTIQPEMFARLSRLQCLRLSHNSISQAVNGSQFVPLTSLRVLDLSHNKLDLYHGSSFTELPRLEALDLSYNSQPFSMQGVGHNLSFVAQLRSLRYLSLAHNDIRSRVSQQLCSASLQALDFSGNALSQMWAEGDLYLRFFQGLRSLVLLDLSQNRLHTLLPCTLDNLPKSLKLLRLRDNNLGFFNWSSLALLPQLETLDLAGNQLKALSNGSLPSGTRIRKLDLSGNSIGFVTPGFFVLAKRLEELNLSANALKTVEPSWFGSVAGTLKILDVSTNPLHCACGAAFVDFLLEVQAAVPGLPSQVKCGSPRQLQGRSIFAQDLRLCLDEALSWDCFGLSLMVVALGLAVPMLHHLCGWDLWYCFHLCLAWLPRWGQRRGADALFYDAFVVFDKAQSAVADWVYNELRVQLEERRGRRALRLCLEERDWLPGKTLFENLWASVYSSRKTLFVLAHTDRVSSLLRASFLLAQQRLLEDRKDVVVLVILRPEAYRSRYVRLRQRLCRQSVLLWPHQPSGQGSFWAQLGTALTRDNRHFYNRNFCRGPTTAE; the protein is encoded by the exons ATGGCGCACCAGACCGGCATCCACG CTACCGAGGAGCTGAAGGAGTTCTTTGCCAAGGCGCGGGCTGGTTCTGTGCGGCTCATCAAAGTCGTCATTGAGGACG AGCAGCTCGTGCTGGGTGCCTCGAGGGAGCTGGTGGGCTGCTGGGACCAGGACTATGATGGGGCCGTGCTGCCGCTGCTGGATGCCCAGCAGCCTTGCTACCTGCTCTACCGCTTGGACACGCAGAACGCCCAGGGCTTCGAGTGGCTCTTCCTCGCCTGGTCACCTGATAATTCCCCT GTGCGGCTGAAGATGCTGTATGCAGCCACACGGGCCACAGTGAAGAAGGAGTTTGGGGGCGGCCACATCAAGGATGAGCTCTTCGGGACTGTGAAG GATGACCTCTCCTTTGCTGGGTACCAGAAGCACCTGTCATCCTGTGCGGCACCCGCCCCGCTGACCTCGGCCGAGAGAGAACTTCAGCAGATCCGTATTAACGAG GTGAAGACAGAGATCAGTGTGGAGAGCAAACACCAGACCCTGCAGGGCCTGGCCTTCCCTCTGCAGCCTCAGGCCCAGCGGGCACTTCAGCAGCTCAGACAGAAGACAGTCAACTACATCCAGCTG AAGCTGGACCTGGAGCGGGAGACCATCGAACTGGTGCACACAGAGCCAACGGACGTGGCGCAGCTGCCATCACGGGTGCCCCGAGATGCCGCCCGCTACCACTTCTTCCTCTACAAGCACACCCATGAGGGTGACCCCCTGGAGTCTGTGG TGTTCATCTACTCGATGCCCGGCTACAAGTGCAGCATCAAGGAGCGCATGCTCTACTCCAGCTGCAAGAGCCGCCTCCTCGATTCCGTGGAGCAGGACTTCCAGCTGGAGATCGCCAAGAAG GGCCCCTGCCGTGCCCGGCACCCCCTTTCTCTCCTGGTGCAGGCGGTGGCACTGGCTGCAGCCCTGGCCCAGGGCACCCTGCCTGCTTTCCTGCCCTGTGAACTCCAGCCCCACGGCCTGGTGAACTGCAACTGGTTGTTCCTGAAGTCTGTGCCACACTTCTCGGCCGCGGCGCCCCGGGCCAATGTCACCAGCCTCTCTTTGCTCTCCAACCGCATCCACCACCTGCATGACTCCGACTTCGCCCACCTGTCCAGCCTGCGGATCCTCAACCTCAAGTGGAACTGCCCGCCGACCGGCCTCAGCCCCATGCACTTCCCCTGCCACATGACCATCGAGCCCAACACCTTCCTGGCCGTGCCCACCCTCGAGGAGCTGCACCTGAGCTACAACGGCATCACGACCGTGCCCGCCTTGCCCAGGTCCCTCGTGTCCCTGTCGCTGAGCCACACTAACATCCTGGTGCTAGACCCCACCCACTTCGCCGGCCTACACGCCCTGCGCTTTCTGTACATGGACGGCAACTGCTACTACAAGAACCCCTGCCACCGGACACTGGAGGTGGCCCCGGGCGCCCTCCTTGGCCTGGGCAACCTCACGCACCTGTCGCTCAAGTACAACAACCTCACGGAGGTGCCCCGCCTCCTGCCCCCCAGCCTGGAGACCCTGCTGTTGTCCTATAACCACATTGTCACCCTGGCGCCCGAGGACCTGGCCAATCTGACCGCCCTGCGCGTGCTCGACGTGGGTGGGAACTGCCGCCGCTGTGACCATGCCCGCAACCCCTGCATGGAGTGTCCGAAGCACTTCCCCAAGCTGCACCCCGACACCTTCAGCCACCTGAGCCGCCTCGAAGGCCTGGTGTTGAAGGACAGTTCTCTCTACAGACTGGACAACAGATGGTTCCGTGGCCTGGGCAGGCTCCAAGTGCTAGACCTGAGTGAGAACTTCCTCTATGACTGCATCACCAAGACCACGGCCTTCTGGGGCCTGGCCCGGCTGCGCAGCCTCAACCTGTCCTTCAATTACCACAAGAAGGTGTCCTTCGCCCACCTGCACCTGGCGCCCTCCTTCAGGGGCCTGCTCTCCCTGAAGGAGCTAGACATGCACGGCATCTTCTTCCGCTCGCTCAGCGAGACCACGCTTCAGCCGCTGACACACCTGCCCATGCTACAGATTCTGCGTCTGCAGATGAACTTCATCAACCAGGCCCAGCTCAGCATCTTCGGGGCCTTCCCGGGCCTGCTCTACGTGGACCTGTCGGACAACCGCATCAGTGGAGCTGCAAGGCCGGCAGCTACCTTGGGGGAGGCGGACAGTGGGCCGAAGATCTGGCTGCCGTCCAGGGACCTCGCTCCAGGCCCACTGGACACCCTCAGCTTGGAGGACTTCACGCTAAGCTGCAAGAACTCCAGCTTCACCTTGGACCTGTCACGGAACAACCTGGTGACGATCCAGCCAGAGATGTTTGCCCGCCTCTCGCGCCTCCAGTGCCTGCGCCTGAGCCACAACAGCATCTCGCAGGCGGTCAATGGCTCCCAGTTCGTGCCGCTGACCAGCCTGCGGGTGCTGGACCTGTCCCACAACAAGCTGGACCTGTACCACGGGAGCTCGTTCACGGAGCTGCCACGACTGGAGGCACTGGACCTCAGCTACAACAGCCAGCCTTTCAGCATGCAGGGCGTGGGCCACAATCTCAGCTTCGTGGCCCAGCTGCGCTCCCTGCGCTACCTCAGCCTGGCGCACAACGACATCCGTAGCCGTGTGTCCCAGCAGCTCTGCAGCGCCTCGCTGCAGGCCCTGGATTTCAGTGGCAATGCCCTGAGCCAGATGTGGGCTGAGGGAGATCTCTATCTCCGCTTCTTCCAAGGCCTGAGAAGCCTGGTCCTGCTGGACCTGTCCCAGAACCGCCTGCATACCCTCCTGCCATGCACCCTGGACAACCTCCCCAAGAGCCTGAAGCTGCTGCGTCTCCGTGACAATAACCTGGGCTTCTTCAACTGGAGCAGCCtggccctcctgccccagctggAAACACTGGACCTGGCGGGAAACCAGCTGAAGGCCCTGAGCAATGGCAGCCTGCCGTCTGGTACCCGGATCCGGAAGTTGGACCTCAGCGGCAACAGCATCGGCTTCGTGACCCCCGGCTTCTTTGTGCTCGCCAAGCGGCTGGAAGAGCTCAACCTCAGTGCCAACGCCCTCAAGACGGTGGAGCCCTCCTGGTTTGGCTCCGTAGCGGGCACCCTGAAAATCCTAGACGTGAGCACCAACCCGTTGCACTGCGCCTGTGGGGCGGCCTTCGTGGACTTCCTGCTGGAGGTGCAGGCTGCCGTGCCCGGGCTGCCCAGCCAAGTCAAGTGTGGCAGTCCCCGCCAGCTCCAGGGCCGCAGCATCTTCGCACAGGACCTGCGCCTCTGCCTGGACGAGGCCCTCTCCTGggactgttttggcctctccctgATGGTGGTGGCCCTGGGCCTGGCTGTGCCCATGCTGCACCACCTCTGCGGCTGGGACCTCTGGTACTGCTTCCACCTGTGCCTGGCCTGGCTGCCCCGGTGGGGGCAGCGGCGGGGCGCAGACGCCCTGTTCTACGATGCCTTCGTGGTCTTCGACAAGGCACAGAGCGCAGTGGCCGACTGGGTGTACAACGAGCTGCGGGTACAGCTGGAGGAGCGCCGTGGGCGCCGGGCACTCCGCCTGTGCCTGGAGGAGCGTGACTGGCTACCCGGCAAGACGCTCTTTGAGAACCTGTGGGCCTCGGTCTACAGCAGCCGCAAGACCCTGTTTGTGCTGGCCCACACGGACCGGGTCAGCAGCCTCTTGCGTGCCAGCTTCCTGCTGGCCCAGCAGCGCCTGCTGGAGGACCGCAAGGACGTCGTGGTGCTGGTGATCCTGCGCCCCGAAGCCTACCGCTCCCGCTACGTGCGGCTGCGCCAGCGCCTGTGCCGCCAGAGCGTCCTCCTCTGGCCCCACCAGCCCAGTGGCCAGGGCAGCTTCTGGGCCCAGCTGGGCACAGCCCTGACCAGGGACAACCGCCATTTCTACAACCGGAACTTCTGCCGGGGCCCCACGACAGCCGAATAG
- the LOC132432354 gene encoding twinfilin-2 isoform X3, which produces MAHQTGIHATEELKEFFAKARAGSVRLIKVVIEDEQLVLGASRELVGCWDQDYDGAVLPLLDAQQPCYLLYRLDTQNAQGFEWLFLAWSPDNSPVRLKMLYAATRATVKKEFGGGHIKDELFGTVKDDLSFAGYQKHLSSCAAPAPLTSAERELQQIRINEVKTEISVESKHQTLQGLAFPLQPQAQRALQQLRQKTVNYIQLKLDLERETIELVHTEPTDVAQLPSRVPRDAARYHFFLYKHTHEGDPLESVVFIYSMPGYKCSIKERMLYSSCKSRLLDSVEQDFQLEIAKKIEIGDGAELTASFLYDEVHPKQHAFKQAFAKPKGPGGKRGHKRLIRGPGENGDDS; this is translated from the exons ATGGCGCACCAGACCGGCATCCACG CTACCGAGGAGCTGAAGGAGTTCTTTGCCAAGGCGCGGGCTGGTTCTGTGCGGCTCATCAAAGTCGTCATTGAGGACG AGCAGCTCGTGCTGGGTGCCTCGAGGGAGCTGGTGGGCTGCTGGGACCAGGACTATGATGGGGCCGTGCTGCCGCTGCTGGATGCCCAGCAGCCTTGCTACCTGCTCTACCGCTTGGACACGCAGAACGCCCAGGGCTTCGAGTGGCTCTTCCTCGCCTGGTCACCTGATAATTCCCCT GTGCGGCTGAAGATGCTGTATGCAGCCACACGGGCCACAGTGAAGAAGGAGTTTGGGGGCGGCCACATCAAGGATGAGCTCTTCGGGACTGTGAAG GATGACCTCTCCTTTGCTGGGTACCAGAAGCACCTGTCATCCTGTGCGGCACCCGCCCCGCTGACCTCGGCCGAGAGAGAACTTCAGCAGATCCGTATTAACGAG GTGAAGACAGAGATCAGTGTGGAGAGCAAACACCAGACCCTGCAGGGCCTGGCCTTCCCTCTGCAGCCTCAGGCCCAGCGGGCACTTCAGCAGCTCAGACAGAAGACAGTCAACTACATCCAGCTG AAGCTGGACCTGGAGCGGGAGACCATCGAACTGGTGCACACAGAGCCAACGGACGTGGCGCAGCTGCCATCACGGGTGCCCCGAGATGCCGCCCGCTACCACTTCTTCCTCTACAAGCACACCCATGAGGGTGACCCCCTGGAGTCTGTGG TGTTCATCTACTCGATGCCCGGCTACAAGTGCAGCATCAAGGAGCGCATGCTCTACTCCAGCTGCAAGAGCCGCCTCCTCGATTCCGTGGAGCAGGACTTCCAGCTGGAGATCGCCAAGAAG ATTGAGATTGGCGACGGGGCGGAGCTGACGGCCAGCTTCCTCTATGACGAGGTGCACCCCAAGCAGCACGCCTTCAAGCAGGCCTTCGCCAAGCCCAAGGGCCCCGGGGGCAAGCGGGGCCACAAGCGCCTCATCCGTGGCCCCGGCGAGAATGGGGACGACAGCTAG